From the genome of Pseudomonas putida:
TGCTGCCTCGGAAGGTTGACTGCCTCCCACATCCAGGTAGTGGATGACGCTTGCCAGGCGTGCCAGGCCCGGCTGTTGAACGGCAAAGCTTTCGACGAGGGTTTCGAAGGAAACTCGCTGGCCAACGTGGCTGAACCTTGCCCCATCGAAATCGAAGCCAAGCGCATCGCTTGGGCAGTCGCTGGGGCTGTCCAGCCAGATGAATTGAGCGTCGGCATCGATGAAGCGACGGATCAGCCAAGCACATGCCAACCTGTCTATCCAGGGGCGCTTACGTGTTGCCCATCGGCGACCTTGATATTCGCTGCGCTCCAGCTGGTCGATGGCCACATCGTGCGAACTCGGTTCGTCGCAGGACAGCACACGGCTGATCGCGGTCTCAAGCTCCTGCAAAACCGAGTCGGCTTGGGTCTTCAGCACGCCAGGAAAGAAGTCGATCGCCGCTAACTGCGCGAAGGCCTTCCTGAGCTTGCGTACCTGCCGAGCAGTCTGCAGCGCATTATCCGTCGATAGATCGGCACGGCAGCCTGTGATTTCCTCCATGAGCTTGGCGTACTCACCACTTCTGTCGAATAGCCCGCTGAAGCGCTCCTCACGTTCAGTTAGCGACAGCAGAAATGCTGTACCGTTGATCGCCAGCACATCTCGCTCCACGTCTTCGAACGTTTCGCGGCTCGCGCTTTTTTCCGGCAGCAGGTACACGCCATCGCGTAGCACGGCCGCACCAGAGGCTTTCAGGGTCCTCCAGGCACGCATACGCTCGGTAGCATTGGCCGTCGGCAGTCCAAGAATCAAAAGCGACCAGGTAGTCATGTAGCTAACTCAACATAAAATGTATCTGTCTCTACATTAAACCAGGCTTGGGAAAAAGCAACGTTTCTTCCTCGACCTCGACAACAGTTACGCAGACTGGTTGGACGATCCAGTACTGACCCGCGAGCCAGATCATGCGGCAGATACGGCTTGGGTCGGCCTCAAACTTGGGACCGCGGGTTTCGGTCCGTTCGACCGCGCACCCAATAATC
Proteins encoded in this window:
- a CDS encoding chromate resistance protein ChrB domain-containing protein; the encoded protein is MTTWSLLILGLPTANATERMRAWRTLKASGAAVLRDGVYLLPEKSASRETFEDVERDVLAINGTAFLLSLTEREERFSGLFDRSGEYAKLMEEITGCRADLSTDNALQTARQVRKLRKAFAQLAAIDFFPGVLKTQADSVLQELETAISRVLSCDEPSSHDVAIDQLERSEYQGRRWATRKRPWIDRLACAWLIRRFIDADAQFIWLDSPSDCPSDALGFDFDGARFSHVGQRVSFETLVESFAVQQPGLARLASVIHYLDVGGSQPSEAAGVERVLAGLRESIGDDDQLTTVAGGIFDGLLTAFASEETQNG